In Acidovorax sp. GBBC 1281, a single window of DNA contains:
- a CDS encoding cob(I)yrinic acid a,c-diamide adenosyltransferase: MGNRLTQIATRTGDDGTTGLGDNTRVSKDSPRPHAMGDVDELNSHIGLLLCEPLPAEVRTLLSDVQHQLFNLGGELSIPGFELLKDEALAQLDEALAAHNAALPRLAEFILPAGTRAAAQAHVCRTVARRAERSVVALGAAEPVRDAPQRYLNRLSDLMFVLARVLNRLDGGDDVYWKSERMARAETGAA, encoded by the coding sequence ATGGGCAACCGACTGACACAGATCGCCACGCGCACCGGAGACGACGGCACCACGGGCCTGGGCGACAACACCCGCGTCTCCAAGGACAGCCCGCGCCCGCATGCCATGGGCGATGTGGACGAGCTCAATTCCCACATCGGCCTGCTGCTGTGCGAGCCCTTGCCGGCCGAGGTGCGCACGCTGCTGTCGGACGTGCAGCACCAGCTGTTCAACCTGGGCGGCGAGCTGTCCATCCCCGGCTTCGAATTGCTCAAGGACGAGGCGCTCGCGCAGCTCGACGAGGCCCTGGCCGCCCACAATGCGGCGCTGCCGCGGCTGGCTGAATTCATCCTGCCCGCCGGCACGCGGGCCGCGGCGCAGGCCCACGTGTGCCGCACCGTCGCCCGCCGCGCCGAGCGCTCGGTGGTGGCCCTGGGCGCCGCCGAGCCGGTGCGCGATGCGCCGCAGCGCTACCTCAACCGGCTGTCGGACCTGATGTTCGTGCTGGCGCGCGTGCTCAACCGCCTGGACGGCGGCGACGACGTGTACTGGAAGAGCGAGCGCATGGCGCGCGCGGAGACCGGCGCGGCCTGA
- a CDS encoding EF-hand domain-containing protein, translating into MAAQQRRTLPFDSRSVMLFAAITLGGAAVHAQTPSPTLTSPSNQPPQTASGTSMGLHPGAKGATFGGAQPAAQTSSAFDRVDTDKNGQLTLAEAARLPAIGNRFKELDKDHNGALSRSEFEAGAHS; encoded by the coding sequence ATGGCAGCTCAGCAACGACGCACCCTTCCTTTCGACAGCCGCAGCGTGATGCTGTTCGCGGCGATCACCCTGGGAGGTGCCGCAGTGCACGCACAAACGCCTTCCCCGACCCTCACTTCCCCGTCCAACCAACCCCCCCAGACCGCGTCGGGCACCTCCATGGGCCTGCATCCCGGCGCCAAGGGCGCCACCTTCGGCGGCGCGCAGCCGGCCGCACAGACTTCCAGCGCATTCGATCGCGTTGACACCGACAAGAACGGACAACTGACCCTGGCGGAGGCGGCACGCCTGCCGGCCATCGGCAACCGTTTCAAGGAGCTCGACAAGGACCATAACGGTGCCCTGTCGCGCTCGGAATTCGAGGCCGGCGCCCACTCCTGA
- a CDS encoding amino acid ABC transporter ATP-binding protein, protein MAAAETLADAPAVPAPPGRPIVQVTALRKSYGTNEVLKGIDLTVQPGEVIAIIGKSGSGKSTLLRCINGLEAFQDGALTVDGKPLLHDSAMAMRELRQRVGMIFQNFNLFPHLSVGRNVMLAPTLVKQRSQKDAAVQAARLLQRVGLGEKFDAMPDQLSGGQQQRVAIARALAMEPAVLLCDEITSALDPELVGEVLRVVESLAREGMTLLMVTHEMAFARKVSNRVIFMHQGRVHEMGPPQDLFGDPQTPELRQFLSSLKD, encoded by the coding sequence ATGGCCGCCGCTGAAACCCTGGCCGACGCGCCCGCCGTGCCCGCGCCGCCGGGCCGGCCGATCGTGCAGGTCACCGCGCTGCGCAAGTCCTACGGCACCAACGAGGTGCTCAAGGGCATCGACCTCACGGTGCAGCCCGGCGAGGTGATCGCCATCATCGGCAAGAGCGGCTCGGGCAAGAGCACGCTGCTGCGCTGCATCAACGGCCTGGAAGCCTTCCAGGACGGCGCGCTCACGGTGGACGGCAAGCCGCTGCTGCACGACAGCGCCATGGCCATGCGCGAACTGCGCCAGCGCGTGGGCATGATCTTCCAGAACTTCAATCTCTTTCCGCACCTCTCGGTGGGCCGCAACGTCATGCTGGCCCCCACGCTGGTCAAGCAGCGCTCGCAAAAGGACGCGGCCGTACAGGCGGCCCGGCTGCTGCAGCGCGTGGGCCTGGGCGAGAAATTCGACGCCATGCCCGACCAGCTGTCGGGTGGTCAGCAGCAGCGCGTGGCCATCGCCCGCGCGCTGGCCATGGAGCCGGCCGTGCTCCTGTGCGACGAGATCACCTCGGCCCTCGACCCCGAACTGGTGGGCGAGGTGCTGCGCGTCGTGGAGTCGTTGGCCCGCGAGGGCATGACCCTGCTGATGGTCACGCACGAGATGGCCTTCGCCCGCAAGGTGAGCAACCGCGTGATCTTCATGCACCAGGGCCGCGTGCACGAGATGGGCCCGCCGCAGGACCTGTTCGGCGACCCGCAGACGCCGGAACTGCGGCAGTTCCTGTCGTCGCTCAAGGATTGA
- a CDS encoding amino acid ABC transporter permease, with product MVDFTFWDILRNLLLAARWTVVLSLIAFVGGGLVGGLLLVARLTGGRVAERAVGVYVQVFQGTPLLMQLFLSYFGLALLGLNVSAWTSAAVALTLYTSAFLVEIWRGCVAAVPKGQWEASGSLALSFGEQMRHVILPQAVRIATAPTVGFLVQVVKGTALASVIGFVELTKAGGMIANTTFKPFAVFACVALVYFALCFPVSLYAQHLERKFHGRR from the coding sequence ATGGTCGATTTCACCTTCTGGGACATCCTGCGCAACCTGCTGCTGGCCGCGCGCTGGACCGTCGTGCTATCGCTGATCGCCTTCGTTGGCGGCGGCCTGGTGGGCGGGCTGCTGCTCGTGGCCCGGCTCACCGGCGGCCGCGTGGCCGAGCGCGCCGTGGGCGTGTACGTGCAGGTCTTCCAGGGCACGCCGCTGCTGATGCAGCTGTTCCTGTCGTACTTCGGTCTGGCATTGCTCGGGCTCAACGTGTCGGCCTGGACCTCGGCCGCCGTGGCGCTCACCCTCTACACCAGCGCCTTCCTGGTGGAGATCTGGCGTGGCTGCGTGGCCGCCGTGCCCAAGGGCCAGTGGGAGGCCTCGGGCAGCCTGGCCCTGTCGTTCGGCGAGCAGATGCGCCACGTGATCCTGCCGCAGGCCGTGCGCATCGCCACGGCGCCCACGGTGGGCTTTCTGGTGCAGGTGGTCAAGGGCACGGCGCTGGCCTCGGTGATCGGCTTCGTTGAGCTGACCAAGGCCGGAGGAATGATCGCCAACACCACCTTCAAGCCGTTCGCCGTCTTCGCCTGCGTGGCGCTCGTCTATTTCGCGCTGTGCTTTCCCGTGAGCCTGTATGCGCAACACCTCGAAAGGAAGTTCCATGGCCGCCGCTGA
- a CDS encoding amino acid ABC transporter permease, translating to MRIEFDFMAVLSQWPLLATGVAWTLALTAVATVVGMAVGIACAWARSQGPATLRWPVAAYVELVRNTPFIVQLFFIFFGLPAAGLKLSPEAASFIAMVMNLGAYSTEIVRAGIQATPRGQIEAAVSLALSRVQVFTRVVLPPALKKVWPAMVSQIVIVMLGSAVCSQISVQDLSYAANLIQSRNFRAFESFIVATGIYLVLSIALRRLLHWVGPRFLFGR from the coding sequence ATGCGCATCGAGTTCGACTTCATGGCCGTGCTGTCGCAGTGGCCGCTGCTGGCCACGGGCGTGGCCTGGACCCTGGCCCTCACGGCCGTGGCCACCGTGGTGGGCATGGCGGTGGGCATCGCCTGCGCCTGGGCACGGTCCCAGGGGCCGGCGACGCTGCGCTGGCCGGTGGCGGCCTATGTGGAGCTGGTCCGCAACACGCCCTTCATCGTGCAGCTGTTCTTCATCTTCTTCGGGCTGCCCGCGGCGGGCCTGAAGCTCTCGCCCGAGGCGGCCTCGTTCATCGCCATGGTGATGAACCTGGGCGCTTACTCGACCGAGATCGTCCGCGCCGGCATCCAGGCCACGCCGCGCGGCCAGATTGAGGCGGCGGTGAGCCTGGCGCTGTCGCGGGTGCAGGTCTTCACGCGCGTGGTGCTGCCGCCCGCGCTCAAGAAGGTGTGGCCGGCCATGGTGAGCCAGATCGTCATCGTGATGCTGGGCTCGGCGGTGTGCAGCCAGATCTCGGTGCAGGACCTGAGCTACGCCGCCAACCTGATCCAGAGTCGCAACTTCCGCGCGTTCGAATCGTTCATCGTGGCCACCGGCATCTACCTCGTGCTCTCGATCGCGCTGCGCCGGCTGCTGCACTGGGTGGGCCCGCGCTTTCTCTTCGGCCGCTGA
- a CDS encoding transporter substrate-binding domain-containing protein gives MTFATRFLSRRLALGLVAAAGLVCAVAPAQAQTALDDILKSKTIKIAIPTDYPPYGFVGTDLKPQGLDIDMAELIAAKLGVKVELVAVTSANRIAYLQTKKADLVISTLGKNPEREKVIDFTSAYAPFYQAVFGPKSLTAKAWSDLAGKSVAVTRGAMEDQELAKVAPPSIDVKRFEDNNATIAAFVAGQTQFVATSASVAGNMMQKNPQLQAEYKLLLKDSPCFIGLPKGEAALMAKVNEIIAGAKKSGELDTMAKKWLGRPAGDLPV, from the coding sequence ATGACCTTCGCCACCCGCTTTCTCTCCCGCCGCCTGGCCCTGGGCCTCGTGGCCGCCGCCGGACTCGTGTGCGCCGTGGCGCCCGCACAGGCGCAGACCGCGCTGGACGACATCCTGAAGTCCAAGACGATCAAGATCGCCATCCCCACCGACTACCCGCCCTACGGTTTCGTCGGCACCGACCTCAAGCCCCAGGGCCTGGACATCGACATGGCCGAGCTCATCGCCGCCAAGCTGGGCGTGAAGGTGGAACTGGTCGCCGTGACCAGCGCCAACCGCATCGCCTACCTGCAGACCAAGAAGGCCGACCTCGTCATCTCCACGCTGGGCAAGAACCCCGAGCGCGAGAAGGTCATCGACTTCACCTCGGCCTATGCGCCCTTCTACCAGGCCGTGTTCGGTCCCAAGTCCCTCACGGCCAAGGCCTGGAGCGACCTGGCCGGCAAGAGCGTGGCGGTCACGCGCGGCGCCATGGAAGACCAGGAGCTGGCCAAGGTCGCCCCGCCCAGCATCGACGTGAAGCGCTTCGAGGACAACAACGCCACCATCGCCGCCTTCGTGGCCGGCCAGACGCAGTTCGTGGCCACCAGCGCCTCGGTGGCGGGCAACATGATGCAGAAGAACCCGCAGCTGCAGGCCGAGTACAAGCTGCTGCTCAAGGACAGCCCGTGCTTCATCGGCCTGCCCAAGGGCGAGGCCGCGCTGATGGCCAAGGTCAATGAAATCATCGCCGGCGCCAAGAAGAGCGGCGAGCTGGACACCATGGCCAAGAAGTGGCTGGGCCGTCCCGCCGGCGACCTGCCGGTCTGA
- a CDS encoding GntR family transcriptional regulator: MTSATEISNRIIEAVMAQKLAPGARLGEQQLAMLFDCSRTIVREALTRLSTRGIVTVSARRGWYVIEPSEDEAREAFEARRVIELGLLHQLKTVDKAAVRKLRAHLQREKAALAGSDVGARSFLLGDFHVCLAECLGNGLLADTLRDFTARTTLIAMLYQSSHDAAQSCDDHVRIVEALEAGDIARAESLMAEHIGSVQSALRLQASADPLEHLRSALAPVRAGAASGPAAPSASPSPAASPGDASTYLGALL; the protein is encoded by the coding sequence ATGACCAGCGCCACCGAAATCAGCAACCGCATCATCGAAGCCGTGATGGCCCAGAAGCTCGCCCCCGGCGCGCGCCTGGGGGAGCAGCAACTCGCCATGCTGTTCGACTGCAGCCGCACCATCGTGCGCGAGGCGCTCACGCGTCTGTCCACGCGTGGCATCGTCACCGTCAGTGCGCGCCGTGGCTGGTACGTGATCGAGCCCTCCGAGGACGAAGCGCGCGAGGCCTTCGAGGCGCGCCGCGTCATTGAACTGGGCCTGCTGCACCAGCTGAAGACGGTGGACAAGGCAGCGGTGCGCAAGCTGCGCGCCCACCTGCAGCGCGAGAAGGCGGCCCTGGCGGGCAGCGACGTGGGCGCGCGCAGCTTCCTGCTGGGCGACTTCCATGTGTGCCTGGCCGAGTGCCTGGGCAACGGCCTGCTGGCCGACACGCTGCGCGACTTCACCGCGCGCACCACGCTCATCGCCATGCTGTACCAGTCGTCGCACGACGCGGCGCAATCGTGCGACGACCACGTGCGCATCGTCGAGGCGCTGGAGGCGGGCGACATCGCCCGCGCCGAATCGCTGATGGCCGAGCACATCGGCTCGGTGCAGTCCGCCCTGCGGCTGCAGGCCAGCGCCGATCCGCTCGAACACCTGCGCAGCGCGCTGGCGCCCGTGCGCGCCGGCGCCGCCAGTGGCCCGGCCGCCCCTTCCGCTTCCCCTTCCCCCGCCGCGTCCCCGGGCGACGCATCCACCTACCTAGGAGCCTTGCTATGA
- a CDS encoding carboxylesterase/lipase family protein translates to MTLDTVPCVHLSHGGGLQGRLDHGVAVFRGVPYAQAPQGALRFLAPQPAPAWSRLREAMAFAPVPPQWPRGGGARARPLGGPDCLAVNVWTPEPRAGANLPVMVWIPGGGFLRGGASDPLYDGASFARKGIVFVSLQYRLGVDGFMHFGGEAPANRGLLDLLAALRWVRDHIAAFGGDAGRVTVFGQSAGAGAITCLMGMPAAQGLFQRAILQSPSVACQTVEEATVVHTAVAQLLGVAPTLAALGAAPPADVLFAVHRLAEDAALRDQHGISRRNVFPLRPVIDGQVLAQAPLAALQRQWSDPSRPPLQVLVGSNAEEMRLYHVPGGAIDRVTDEQVTAFMRDTGLPPAARAAYAALPACEGGAHAGEMLCAMQSDYYYRVPARRIAALAVANRLPVHRYELEWRSPQCGGQLGAAHGVDLPFVFDRLATSTGRELTGDAPPQPLADAMHGAWADFVVQGDPGWPEHGPGTPWMQFFDDLGWCGPALASATLDAWDGVL, encoded by the coding sequence ATGACTCTGGATACCGTGCCGTGCGTGCACCTTTCCCACGGAGGTGGGCTGCAGGGGCGCCTTGACCATGGCGTCGCCGTGTTCCGCGGCGTGCCTTATGCGCAGGCCCCACAAGGCGCACTGCGCTTTTTAGCCCCCCAGCCCGCCCCCGCCTGGTCGAGACTGCGCGAGGCGATGGCTTTCGCGCCGGTGCCGCCCCAGTGGCCGCGCGGCGGCGGCGCCCGGGCCCGCCCGCTGGGCGGCCCGGACTGCCTGGCGGTGAACGTGTGGACCCCCGAGCCCCGCGCGGGTGCGAACCTGCCGGTGATGGTCTGGATTCCCGGCGGCGGCTTTCTGCGCGGCGGCGCAAGCGACCCGCTGTACGACGGCGCGTCGTTCGCGCGCAAGGGCATCGTGTTCGTGTCGCTGCAATACCGGCTGGGCGTGGATGGCTTCATGCACTTCGGTGGCGAGGCGCCCGCCAACCGGGGCCTGCTCGATCTGCTGGCCGCGCTGCGCTGGGTGCGGGACCACATCGCGGCCTTCGGCGGGGATGCCGGGCGCGTGACGGTGTTCGGCCAGTCGGCGGGCGCGGGCGCCATCACCTGCCTGATGGGCATGCCGGCGGCGCAGGGCCTGTTCCAGCGCGCCATCCTGCAAAGCCCGAGCGTGGCCTGCCAGACCGTCGAAGAGGCCACCGTGGTGCACACTGCCGTGGCGCAACTGCTGGGCGTGGCCCCCACGCTCGCGGCGCTGGGCGCGGCGCCGCCGGCGGACGTGCTGTTCGCCGTGCACCGGCTGGCCGAGGACGCGGCCCTGCGCGACCAGCACGGCATCAGCCGCCGCAACGTGTTCCCGCTGCGTCCGGTGATCGACGGTCAGGTGCTCGCCCAGGCGCCGCTGGCAGCGCTGCAGCGCCAGTGGTCCGATCCGTCGCGGCCGCCGCTGCAGGTGCTGGTGGGCAGCAATGCCGAGGAGATGCGCCTGTACCACGTGCCCGGCGGCGCCATCGACCGCGTGACCGATGAACAGGTCACGGCCTTCATGCGGGACACGGGCCTGCCGCCCGCGGCGCGTGCGGCGTATGCGGCGCTGCCCGCGTGCGAGGGCGGCGCCCATGCCGGCGAGATGCTGTGCGCCATGCAGTCCGACTACTACTACCGCGTGCCGGCGCGCCGCATCGCGGCCCTGGCCGTCGCGAACCGGCTGCCGGTGCACCGGTACGAGCTGGAATGGCGGTCGCCGCAGTGCGGCGGGCAACTGGGCGCCGCGCACGGTGTGGACCTGCCGTTCGTCTTCGACCGCCTGGCCACGTCCACCGGGCGCGAGTTGACCGGCGATGCCCCGCCGCAGCCGCTGGCCGATGCCATGCACGGTGCGTGGGCGGACTTCGTGGTGCAAGGCGACCCCGGCTGGCCGGAGCATGGCCCCGGAACGCCCTGGATGCAGTTCTTCGACGACCTGGGCTGGTGCGGCCCGGCGCTGGCCTCCGCCACGCTGGACGCGTGGGACGGCGTGCTTTGA
- a CDS encoding Bug family tripartite tricarboxylate transporter substrate binding protein: MNPPRTGARRALAGAALASLAFAAGAQPAAYPAKPIQLIAQQPPGSASDAMTRAWADCAAREMGQPVVVQNKPGANGILAVNALKSQPADGYTLMTIGMSQMTITPYVYRQPPYDPLHDFDSVAVLGSTPLVLAVPAGLGITRLAQLADQARAHPGGLDFGSPGKGSPAHLLTSALLDRMGVSGTHVPFVGEGAGLTALMGQQIQAMTLVIGTAAPHARSGKLVPLAVFAPQRSPLLPDVPSIGEALPAAKDLARTAWIAVVARAGTPPALLGTLNAATEKCRSGDASYRARMEAMNVTLAASVPGDARTWAARDTSVWKPLIDKLGLATE, encoded by the coding sequence ATGAACCCCCCTCGCACAGGCGCGCGGCGCGCCCTGGCCGGCGCCGCGCTCGCATCGCTGGCCTTCGCGGCCGGCGCCCAGCCCGCGGCCTACCCCGCCAAGCCGATCCAGCTCATCGCCCAGCAGCCGCCGGGCAGCGCATCCGATGCGATGACGCGCGCCTGGGCCGACTGCGCCGCGCGCGAAATGGGCCAGCCCGTGGTGGTGCAGAACAAGCCGGGGGCCAACGGCATCCTGGCGGTCAATGCGCTCAAGTCCCAGCCGGCCGACGGCTACACGCTGATGACCATCGGCATGTCGCAGATGACCATCACGCCCTACGTCTACCGGCAGCCGCCCTACGACCCGCTGCACGACTTCGACAGCGTGGCGGTGCTGGGCAGCACGCCGCTGGTGCTGGCCGTGCCGGCGGGGCTGGGCATCACGCGGCTGGCGCAGCTGGCGGACCAGGCCAGGGCCCACCCGGGCGGGCTCGATTTCGGCTCGCCCGGCAAGGGCAGCCCGGCGCACCTGCTGACCTCGGCGCTGCTCGACCGCATGGGCGTGTCCGGCACGCACGTGCCCTTCGTGGGCGAGGGCGCCGGCCTCACCGCCCTCATGGGCCAGCAGATCCAGGCGATGACGCTGGTCATCGGCACGGCCGCGCCGCATGCCAGGTCGGGCAAGCTCGTGCCCCTGGCGGTGTTCGCGCCGCAGCGCTCGCCCCTGCTGCCGGATGTGCCGTCGATCGGCGAGGCCCTGCCGGCCGCCAAGGACCTGGCCCGCACCGCGTGGATCGCCGTGGTGGCCCGGGCCGGCACGCCGCCCGCGCTGCTGGGCACGCTCAATGCCGCGACCGAGAAATGCCGCAGCGGCGATGCGTCCTACCGCGCGCGGATGGAGGCCATGAACGTGACGCTGGCCGCGTCCGTCCCGGGGGATGCGCGCACCTGGGCGGCACGCGATACTTCGGTCTGGAAACCGTTGATCGACAAACTGGGATTGGCCACTGAATGA
- a CDS encoding TetR/AcrR family transcriptional regulator, whose product MIHRTPRRTHAERSAATQQRLIATAIEVIQSRSFEAMSIHELARTAGMTSGAVQHHFESKAALMMRVLAELIAAQDREGLLWPAASLPALQRAQHFVRSAWHIVYAQPRFMAAWNIYLGSRNQPEVVAHIAALRQDLNARMHTGFFEAFPELAGDPEREGFVGLVFSTLRGLGLLEMFRPADEATRAQLDCLASLIAQRCDGLARAGAPASKPRPGARSPRAA is encoded by the coding sequence ATGATCCACCGCACGCCCCGCCGCACCCATGCCGAGCGCAGCGCCGCCACGCAGCAGCGCCTGATCGCCACGGCCATCGAGGTCATCCAGTCGCGCAGCTTCGAGGCGATGTCGATCCACGAACTGGCCCGCACGGCGGGAATGACGTCGGGGGCGGTGCAGCATCACTTCGAGTCGAAGGCCGCGCTGATGATGCGCGTGCTCGCCGAGCTGATCGCGGCGCAGGACCGCGAGGGCCTGCTGTGGCCCGCCGCATCGTTGCCGGCGCTGCAGCGCGCGCAGCATTTCGTGCGGTCCGCGTGGCACATCGTCTATGCGCAGCCGCGCTTCATGGCGGCGTGGAACATCTACCTGGGCAGCCGCAACCAGCCCGAGGTGGTGGCGCACATCGCCGCGCTGCGCCAGGACCTCAATGCGCGCATGCACACGGGGTTCTTCGAGGCGTTCCCTGAACTGGCGGGCGACCCGGAGCGCGAGGGGTTCGTGGGGCTGGTGTTCTCCACCCTGCGCGGCCTGGGCCTGCTGGAGATGTTCCGCCCCGCGGACGAAGCCACCCGTGCGCAGCTCGACTGTCTGGCCTCGCTCATCGCGCAGCGCTGCGACGGCCTGGCCCGCGCGGGCGCTCCGGCATCGAAACCCCGTCCCGGCGCCAGGTCCCCGCGCGCGGCGTGA
- a CDS encoding FAD-binding oxidoreductase has translation MNAPAAAKHLLPEIHLRLVPQALLDALAARFGAQCSTAQAVREQHGRDEGSLKAPPPSAVVFAETTQDVADAVKLAAQHDVPVIPYGAGSSLEGHLLAVQGGISIDVNRMNRVLSVDADDLTVTVQPGITRKQLNDAIKDTGLFFPIDPGADASIGGMCATRASGTNAVRYGTMRENVLALEVVTAGGEAIRTGTRAKKSAAGYDLTRLMVGSEGTLGVITEVTVRLYPLPEAVSAAICSFPSIEAAVRTTIQTIQLGVPIARVELIDAHTVRMVNAHSKLGLREEPMLLMEFHGSPAGVKEQAEVVQEIAAEFGGNAFEWATTPEERTRLWTARHNAYFAAVQSRPGCRAISTDTCVPISRLADCLLDSVTEADASGIPYFLVGHVGDGNFHFGYLIDPESAEERLKAEDLNHQLVARALRLGGTCTGEHGVGLHKMGFLLDETGAGAVDMMRAIKRALDPKNILNPGKIFAL, from the coding sequence ATGAACGCCCCCGCCGCCGCCAAGCACCTGCTTCCTGAAATCCACCTGCGCCTCGTTCCGCAGGCACTGCTCGACGCACTGGCCGCCCGCTTCGGCGCACAGTGCTCCACGGCCCAGGCGGTGCGTGAACAGCACGGCCGCGACGAGGGCTCGCTCAAGGCGCCGCCGCCCTCGGCCGTGGTGTTCGCCGAAACCACGCAGGACGTGGCCGACGCCGTGAAGCTTGCCGCGCAGCACGACGTGCCGGTGATTCCGTACGGCGCGGGCTCCTCGCTCGAAGGCCACCTGCTGGCCGTGCAGGGCGGCATCAGCATCGACGTGAACCGCATGAACCGCGTGCTCAGCGTCGATGCCGACGACCTCACCGTGACCGTGCAGCCCGGCATCACGCGCAAGCAGCTCAACGATGCCATCAAGGACACGGGCCTGTTCTTTCCCATCGACCCCGGCGCGGACGCCAGCATCGGCGGCATGTGCGCCACCCGCGCCAGCGGCACCAACGCCGTGCGCTACGGCACCATGCGCGAGAACGTGCTGGCCCTCGAAGTGGTCACGGCCGGTGGCGAGGCCATCCGCACCGGCACACGCGCCAAGAAGAGCGCGGCGGGCTACGACCTCACCCGCCTCATGGTGGGCAGCGAAGGCACGCTGGGCGTGATCACCGAGGTCACCGTGCGCCTGTACCCGCTGCCCGAGGCCGTGTCGGCCGCCATCTGCTCGTTCCCGAGCATCGAGGCCGCCGTGCGCACCACCATCCAGACCATCCAGCTGGGCGTGCCGATCGCGCGCGTGGAACTGATCGACGCGCACACCGTGCGCATGGTCAACGCCCACAGCAAGCTGGGCCTGCGCGAGGAGCCCATGCTGCTCATGGAATTCCACGGCTCGCCGGCCGGCGTGAAGGAGCAGGCCGAGGTGGTGCAGGAGATCGCGGCCGAGTTCGGCGGCAACGCGTTCGAATGGGCCACCACCCCCGAGGAGCGCACCCGCCTGTGGACCGCGCGGCACAACGCCTACTTCGCCGCGGTGCAAAGCCGCCCCGGCTGCCGCGCCATCAGCACCGACACCTGCGTGCCCATCAGCCGCCTGGCCGACTGCCTGCTCGATTCGGTGACCGAGGCCGACGCAAGCGGCATCCCCTACTTCCTCGTCGGCCACGTGGGCGACGGCAACTTCCACTTCGGCTACCTGATCGACCCCGAGAGCGCCGAAGAGCGCCTGAAGGCCGAGGACCTGAACCACCAGCTCGTCGCCCGCGCCCTGCGCCTGGGCGGCACCTGCACGGGCGAGCACGGCGTGGGCCTGCACAAGATGGGCTTCCTGCTGGACGAGACCGGCGCGGGCGCGGTGGACATGATGCGGGCCATCAAGCGCGCGCTGGACCCGAAGAACATCCTGAACCCGGGCAAGATCTTCGCGCTGTGA